From one Tetragenococcus osmophilus genomic stretch:
- the yqeK gene encoding bis(5'-nucleosyl)-tetraphosphatase (symmetrical) YqeK, translating into MNYSEETRATLLEKIQAAMSEKRFQHVLGVEKAALFLAETYGASKEKASVAALTHDYAKERSDEEFKQIIRDYGHDSDLLHWNNAIWHGLLGAELVKQELGITDESILQAIRLHTTGAAQMTLLDKIIYVADYIEPGRDIPGVEKARAIAREDLDEAVAYETKHTLAHLIDIEAPVYPKTIETYNRWVAKK; encoded by the coding sequence ATGAATTATAGCGAAGAAACTAGAGCAACCTTGCTAGAAAAAATACAGGCGGCGATGAGTGAGAAACGTTTTCAACACGTATTAGGTGTTGAAAAAGCGGCTTTATTTTTGGCAGAAACTTATGGTGCTTCTAAAGAAAAAGCTAGTGTTGCGGCGTTAACGCACGATTATGCTAAAGAGCGCTCAGATGAAGAGTTCAAACAAATTATTCGTGATTATGGTCATGATTCGGATTTACTTCATTGGAATAATGCGATTTGGCATGGTCTTTTAGGTGCTGAATTGGTTAAACAAGAATTAGGGATTACAGATGAATCGATTTTACAAGCGATTCGTTTGCATACGACCGGTGCAGCTCAGATGACCTTATTAGATAAAATCATTTATGTGGCCGATTATATTGAACCTGGCAGAGATATCCCAGGTGTAGAAAAAGCACGTGCCATTGCTCGTGAGGATTTGGATGAAGCGGTCGCCTATGAAACAAAGCATACACTGGCTCATCTGATTGATATTGAGGCTCCAGTTTATCCTAAAACCATCGAAACTTATAACCGTTGGGTTGCTAAAAAGTAA
- a CDS encoding nicotinate-nucleotide adenylyltransferase produces MTSNVQTFVEVKEQNNSKKRQVGILGGTFNPVHLAHLVMADQVGSSLGLDKVYLMPSNQPPHVDHKSTIDYKHRVKMLELAVEDNPLLDIEKSELEREGKSYTYETMKILTDKYPDTDFYFIIGGDMVADLPNWYKIDELTQLVHFVGVKRPNYPMESSYPIIWIDVPNMNLSSTDLRKKIAQGCSVNYLLPENVLHYIQEKGLYRDEL; encoded by the coding sequence GTGACGAGTAATGTGCAAACATTTGTAGAAGTAAAAGAACAGAACAATTCAAAAAAAAGACAGGTCGGTATTTTAGGTGGAACATTTAACCCTGTTCACCTAGCACATTTGGTTATGGCCGATCAAGTGGGGAGCTCTTTAGGATTAGATAAAGTCTATTTGATGCCCTCTAACCAACCTCCTCATGTGGATCATAAATCAACGATTGATTATAAACATCGAGTAAAGATGTTAGAACTAGCAGTTGAAGACAACCCCTTACTTGATATAGAAAAAAGTGAGCTTGAACGTGAAGGGAAAAGCTATACCTACGAAACTATGAAAATTTTAACAGATAAATATCCGGATACGGATTTTTATTTTATTATTGGTGGCGATATGGTAGCTGATTTACCAAACTGGTATAAAATTGATGAATTGACGCAGCTTGTTCATTTTGTGGGGGTTAAACGTCCTAACTATCCGATGGAATCTTCCTATCCAATTATTTGGATTGATGTACCCAATATGAATCTTAGTTCGACGGACTTGCGAAAAAAAATTGCTCAAGGTTGTTCGGTAAACTATCTACTGCCCGAAAATGTGTTACACTATATTCAAGAAAAGGGGTTGTATCGCGATGAATTATAG
- a CDS encoding class I SAM-dependent methyltransferase: MRAFTTLAFIYDQIMDKQLYEEWFNFTLRHVNKGKRLLELACGTGDLALKFAREDYQVTALDLSEEMLAMASQQAQKEQTPVQFVQGDMMDLSEIGSYEIVTCYADSICYLANKAEVQTAFEQVYQVLEKEGVFLFDVHSLYQMDEVFPDYSYHYQEEDFAFLWESYPGEVAHSIEHFLTFFIKNEGETFTREDELHFERTYSLDTYQILLKQAGFSQVELYADFTDSEPTETSQRWFFVCHK, translated from the coding sequence ATGAGGGCATTTACTACACTAGCCTTTATCTATGATCAAATAATGGACAAGCAACTGTATGAAGAATGGTTTAACTTTACTTTACGTCATGTAAACAAGGGTAAGCGTCTATTAGAATTAGCTTGTGGTACTGGAGATTTAGCTCTTAAATTTGCTAGAGAAGATTACCAAGTGACAGCTTTAGATTTGTCTGAAGAGATGTTAGCTATGGCAAGCCAGCAAGCCCAAAAAGAACAAACTCCCGTGCAGTTCGTTCAGGGCGATATGATGGACCTTTCTGAGATAGGTAGCTATGAAATTGTCACTTGTTATGCGGATTCTATTTGTTATTTAGCCAATAAAGCAGAAGTACAAACGGCTTTTGAACAAGTTTATCAAGTATTAGAAAAAGAGGGCGTTTTCTTATTTGATGTGCATTCTCTTTACCAAATGGATGAAGTCTTTCCGGATTATAGTTATCATTATCAGGAAGAAGATTTTGCTTTTTTATGGGAAAGTTACCCAGGAGAAGTTGCTCACAGCATTGAGCATTTTTTGACGTTTTTCATAAAAAATGAGGGGGAAACTTTTACCCGAGAAGACGAGCTACATTTTGAGCGAACCTATTCTTTAGATACTTACCAAATTTTATTAAAACAGGCTGGCTTTAGCCAGGTCGAGCTTTATGCCGATTTTACAGATAGCGAACCGACAGAAACAAGCCAGCGTTGGTTTTTTGTTTGTCATAAATAA
- the rsfS gene encoding ribosome silencing factor: protein MKIDSQQILQIAVQAADAKGAQNIVALDMQEVSLLADYFVISSGRNDRQIQAIVDAVIEEEEKAQVEVRSVEGKDSAKWTLIDLNGVIVHIFNEEEREFYQLEKLWSDAPTVDLSDWITEK, encoded by the coding sequence ATGAAAATAGATAGTCAACAAATTTTACAAATTGCCGTGCAAGCAGCTGATGCAAAAGGTGCGCAAAATATTGTAGCTTTAGATATGCAAGAAGTATCACTATTAGCGGATTACTTTGTTATTAGTTCTGGAAGAAATGATCGCCAAATTCAAGCGATTGTAGATGCGGTGATTGAAGAAGAAGAAAAGGCTCAAGTTGAGGTAAGAAGTGTCGAAGGAAAAGATAGTGCTAAATGGACCTTAATTGATTTAAATGGCGTTATTGTTCATATTTTTAATGAAGAGGAACGTGAATTTTATCAATTAGAAAAATTATGGTCAGATGCGCCAACTGTTGATCTTTCCGATTGGATTACTGAAAAATGA
- a CDS encoding monovalent cation:proton antiporter family protein: MNFSLVIVTFAAFLTPMLLARFQITFIPTTVAEIFVGILLGKSGFNIIESNAELSTISTLGVVLLLFLSGMEIDFSLFKKPDTSTPLAARQAENTTKETPLKVASLAYGGTVACSVLLAGLFRFFGFFSDVQLAAILFSTVALGIVISILKENELLGKAYGQTLLLFAVLGEIFPLLGLTIYSALKSGDSSTLWLTSVIFLVAVLLLLRFRNFFTVFKKYTKATTQLDIRLAFVVIITLVVLAETVGAENVLGAFLAGIVIKLLEPERETEEKLDAIGYGFFIPFFFILTGVNLDLSSMFSSSETLVLIPLFLAAFLLAKIPAYFIFRRLFTPYNALSGVFLSETTITLVLPALSVAQKLNAINSQQSGAFILAGILTCLLGPLLFKYFYKPHEEVQPKTDVHIVGVGLISISAIQELSSDHFNKAIYTNSQYQYDTYHNKAKVFLLETLESESLILNKVFDTDVLVLAHKEPDINYDIALKAKEYGVPRVILRLDVRDPRKRMKMEEDLKTSGIEFYSMFDVNVGMLRSAIESPTVFDLLTTTEFRLNEITVTNAKYVDMMISQLPEVTQVIISRIFREHEPIIPHGTTRLELGDHLILSGSNESVEYLRTLLEINNE, translated from the coding sequence ATGAATTTTTCTCTCGTAATTGTAACTTTTGCGGCCTTTTTAACGCCCATGCTTTTAGCGCGTTTTCAAATAACTTTTATCCCTACAACTGTTGCGGAAATATTTGTAGGGATTTTGTTAGGAAAAAGTGGATTTAATATTATTGAGTCTAACGCTGAATTATCCACTATTTCAACTTTAGGGGTCGTTTTATTACTCTTTTTAAGTGGGATGGAAATTGATTTTTCATTATTTAAAAAGCCAGATACTTCCACCCCTCTAGCGGCTAGACAAGCTGAAAATACGACGAAAGAAACACCGCTTAAGGTGGCTAGTCTAGCTTACGGGGGAACCGTCGCTTGTTCGGTATTGCTCGCAGGGTTATTTAGATTTTTTGGCTTTTTCTCAGATGTACAACTAGCAGCTATCTTATTTAGTACAGTTGCTCTTGGCATTGTTATTTCAATATTGAAAGAAAATGAGTTATTAGGTAAAGCTTATGGTCAAACGCTTTTGCTTTTTGCAGTATTAGGCGAAATATTCCCGCTTTTAGGTTTGACTATTTATTCCGCGTTAAAAAGTGGCGATAGTAGCACTCTTTGGCTCACTTCGGTGATTTTTCTTGTCGCTGTCTTATTGCTTTTACGTTTTCGTAACTTTTTTACTGTTTTCAAAAAATATACAAAGGCAACCACTCAACTCGATATTCGACTTGCTTTTGTAGTAATCATTACTCTAGTTGTTTTAGCTGAAACAGTTGGAGCGGAAAATGTTTTAGGTGCGTTTTTAGCCGGTATCGTTATTAAATTATTAGAACCAGAAAGAGAAACAGAAGAAAAATTGGATGCTATCGGTTATGGTTTTTTTATTCCTTTTTTCTTTATTTTGACAGGAGTAAACTTAGACTTATCTAGCATGTTTAGTTCTTCTGAAACCTTGGTATTGATTCCGTTATTTTTAGCAGCCTTTTTATTAGCCAAAATACCAGCGTACTTTATTTTTCGTAGGTTATTTACGCCTTACAATGCTTTAAGTGGAGTGTTTTTATCCGAAACAACTATAACTTTGGTTTTGCCGGCGCTCTCTGTAGCACAAAAGTTGAATGCCATTAATAGCCAGCAATCAGGCGCTTTTATTCTAGCTGGTATTTTGACTTGTTTGCTCGGGCCGCTTTTATTTAAGTATTTCTATAAGCCGCATGAAGAAGTACAACCTAAAACAGATGTGCATATCGTAGGAGTTGGATTAATTTCGATTTCTGCAATACAAGAGTTATCTTCAGATCATTTCAACAAAGCAATTTATACTAATAGCCAGTATCAATATGATACTTATCATAATAAAGCAAAAGTATTTTTGCTTGAAACCTTAGAAAGTGAAAGTTTGATCCTTAATAAGGTTTTTGATACAGATGTTCTTGTTTTAGCGCATAAAGAGCCTGACATAAATTACGATATTGCTTTGAAGGCAAAAGAATATGGTGTGCCTCGCGTGATTTTGCGATTAGATGTCCGTGACCCAAGAAAGCGAATGAAGATGGAAGAAGATTTAAAAACAAGCGGTATTGAATTTTATAGTATGTTCGATGTCAATGTGGGTATGTTACGTAGTGCCATTGAATCTCCTACTGTCTTTGATTTGTTGACCACAACAGAGTTTCGTTTAAATGAAATTACTGTGACAAACGCGAAATATGTCGACATGATGATTTCGCAATTACCAGAAGTCACTCAAGTAATTATTAGTCGCATTTTCCGTGAACATGAACCTATTATTCCTCATGGAACGACACGTTTGGAACTAGGGGATCATTTAATATTGTCCGGCAGTAATGAGTCGGTGGAATATTTAAGAACGTTATTAGAGATAAATAATGAATAA
- a CDS encoding ISL3 family transposase, with protein sequence MSITHYTKEILDILDLHLTFSEDCFRKEKIAGEMSFVFYGKLTYQAQSCFHCGVEDPQHFVKWGFKTVRYLLNDVSEYKTYLKIKKQRFRCKICGKTFIAASSVADRYCSIARRVKLSIDEKLMEPFSMATIARMKHVSPTTVLRELRRFEKSQRPSKDSLPEVLCFDEFQSVNRVAGAMSFIMMDGQSHQLLDIVANRQLPHLQRYFARYDSQARKHVQFVVSDFYSPYASLVKTFFPNAQLVIDRFHISQHIGRAFQNQRTQVMKSFASKTGPHKHLKKFWKLLQKNAWELDYEQRHWRPSFRAHLTEQDIVDRLLAYSSELRQGYRVYQAFLSAIHGKNQQKFDQLLAEDYAFLPKAFQTVIQTFKVYHQEIAWAFTVPYSNGPLEGLNNHIKVLKRVAYGFRNFQNFRERIFLYRGKYFQSVSPEVSLKHKRKSS encoded by the coding sequence GTGTCCATAACTCATTATACTAAAGAAATCTTAGATATTCTAGATCTTCATCTGACATTTAGTGAAGACTGTTTTCGTAAAGAGAAAATTGCTGGAGAAATGAGCTTTGTTTTCTACGGTAAGCTAACCTACCAAGCCCAGTCTTGTTTTCATTGTGGGGTGGAAGATCCCCAGCATTTTGTTAAATGGGGATTTAAAACTGTCAGGTATTTACTTAACGATGTCAGTGAATATAAAACCTACTTAAAGATAAAGAAACAACGTTTTCGATGCAAAATTTGCGGGAAAACTTTTATTGCCGCGTCTTCCGTAGCGGATCGTTATTGTTCCATTGCCCGTCGAGTGAAACTTTCCATTGACGAAAAACTAATGGAACCCTTCTCTATGGCTACGATTGCTCGGATGAAACACGTGTCACCTACGACGGTTTTAAGAGAACTCCGCCGTTTTGAAAAAAGCCAACGTCCCTCAAAGGATTCCTTACCCGAAGTCCTTTGTTTTGACGAATTTCAATCAGTGAATCGTGTCGCAGGGGCTATGAGCTTCATTATGATGGACGGCCAATCTCACCAGTTGTTAGATATTGTTGCCAACCGGCAACTCCCCCACTTACAACGGTATTTTGCTCGTTATGATTCGCAAGCTCGTAAGCATGTGCAATTTGTCGTTTCTGATTTTTATAGTCCTTACGCTTCTTTAGTAAAAACCTTCTTTCCCAATGCTCAGCTGGTTATTGATCGTTTTCATATTAGCCAACATATTGGTCGCGCGTTCCAAAACCAACGCACGCAAGTAATGAAAAGTTTTGCTTCCAAGACAGGGCCGCATAAACATCTTAAAAAGTTTTGGAAATTACTTCAAAAAAATGCTTGGGAATTGGATTACGAGCAACGCCATTGGCGTCCTAGTTTTCGAGCCCATTTAACAGAACAAGATATTGTCGACCGTCTGTTAGCTTATAGTTCGGAATTGCGCCAAGGGTACCGTGTCTATCAAGCGTTTCTTTCGGCTATTCATGGGAAGAACCAACAAAAATTTGATCAATTATTAGCCGAGGATTATGCTTTTTTACCCAAAGCTTTTCAAACCGTCATTCAAACCTTTAAAGTCTATCATCAAGAGATTGCTTGGGCTTTTACTGTCCCTTATTCCAATGGGCCGCTCGAAGGGTTAAATAATCACATTAAAGTCCTTAAACGCGTGGCTTACGGTTTTCGTAATTTCCAAAACTTTCGAGAAAGGATCTTCTTATATCGGGGGAAATATTTTCAATCCGTTTCTCCAGAAGTTTCCCTCAAGCATAAAAGAAAAAGCAGTTAG
- a CDS encoding nucleotidyltransferase, with protein MKTCGIIAEYNPFHNGHKYQLQEARKQSQADVMIVVMSGNFLQRGEPAIIDKWKRAEEALHHGADLVIELPIHWALQSADYFAKGGIQLLHALHCDSFSFGTDNTGEFDYPAFGNFIISHQEAFDASFQENNNPSLSYAEKMAAILAQDYPEFSLTKEQPNHILGLTYAKENARFEQPMTIFPIQRLKSSHNSVELTEDIASATAIRQAITRNETIREVVPAKTAEDLASYQVNWANYWPFLKYKILASSLRELGEIYQMVEGLEYRLKSKIKQADNFEEYVELVKSKRYTRTRIQRLLCYVLLNLKDDTVKSAWQDNYLHILGFSDKGQQYLRQTKKKIHQPLISKVGQTQEQLMSLAIQSDDIYRLADDRITEQNYGKTPIRV; from the coding sequence ATGAAAACTTGTGGAATTATCGCTGAATATAACCCCTTTCACAACGGCCATAAGTATCAGTTGCAAGAGGCTAGAAAACAATCACAAGCAGATGTGATGATTGTCGTGATGAGTGGTAACTTCTTACAACGCGGGGAACCGGCTATTATTGATAAGTGGAAACGAGCCGAAGAAGCTTTGCATCATGGAGCAGATCTAGTCATTGAACTACCGATTCATTGGGCTTTGCAGTCAGCCGATTACTTTGCTAAAGGCGGCATTCAGCTTTTACACGCCTTACATTGTGATAGTTTTTCATTTGGTACTGATAATACAGGAGAATTTGATTATCCAGCTTTTGGAAATTTTATTATTTCTCATCAAGAAGCATTTGATGCCAGTTTTCAAGAAAATAATAACCCTAGTTTGTCTTATGCTGAAAAAATGGCAGCGATATTAGCTCAAGATTATCCTGAATTTTCTTTAACAAAAGAACAACCTAACCATATTTTAGGTTTAACTTATGCTAAAGAGAATGCTCGTTTTGAGCAACCAATGACGATCTTTCCGATCCAACGTTTGAAATCTAGTCATAATTCTGTGGAACTAACAGAAGATATTGCAAGTGCTACAGCAATCCGCCAAGCTATTACAAGAAATGAGACTATTAGAGAAGTGGTTCCAGCTAAAACAGCTGAAGACCTGGCTTCCTATCAGGTGAATTGGGCGAATTATTGGCCTTTTTTAAAATATAAAATTCTTGCTAGTTCACTGAGGGAGTTGGGCGAAATTTACCAAATGGTTGAAGGTTTAGAATATCGTTTGAAAAGTAAAATTAAACAGGCGGACAATTTTGAAGAATACGTTGAGTTAGTGAAATCTAAAAGATACACACGCACCAGAATTCAACGATTACTTTGCTATGTTTTGTTAAATTTAAAAGATGATACTGTTAAAAGCGCTTGGCAAGATAACTATTTGCATATTTTAGGATTTAGCGATAAAGGGCAACAGTACTTACGCCAAACAAAAAAGAAAATCCATCAACCTTTGATTTCTAAAGTTGGCCAAACACAAGAACAATTGATGTCTCTTGCTATACAAAGTGATGATATCTATCGTCTGGCAGATGATAGGATTACTGAACAAAACTATGGTAAAACACCAATACGTGTGTAA